TAGTAAAGATGATACAAACAGAAGCAATAAAACCAAGGTATTAACACCTACAAGAAATAAATTGTTGGATTCTTcctcaaaaaacaaaaagttaaCTCCAAAACAAATAGAAAGGAAATTGGAAATTCAAAAGAAACGTGAAAACCGAGAAAAACAAAGATTAGTGAGTTTACATTATTGATGAATGTTTATTAATGTTTGATCGTTCTTTTTCAGATaagtatataaaatttgtattgtgATTTcaggaaagagagaaaaaactacaagaagagcgagaaagcaggaaaaaagagaaggaagaaaaaaagcgagagcgTGAAGAGAAGGAAAAGTTGCTGAAAGaacaaaaaaggaaagaaaaagaattgAAGGAGCTTAAAAAGCAAGCCGAGATTGAGTaagcaaagaaaaaacaattaaattttgGTATATTTTCTATTGATGGTTTTATAATCGTGTGCCCATTTTAATTCACagacaaaaacaaaaagaaaaggaagCTAAAGAAGAAGATCGCCGCAAACGTGAAGAagcgaaagaagaagaaaaaaggagaaaagaagaagaaagactGGAAgcagaaaggaaaaaaatgaagacgGTGAGCAATTTCGTAAGTTTCTTTGTACCAAAGAAACCTTCAGAAACTAAGGTCGTCGAAGAGGAGACGAATATCGAAGGAAGAAATTTCATGCCTTTCGAAATAAAGGCTGATATGCGGGTTGCTCCTCATACACGGAGAAATTTGACCCAAAGTGAAAAGTCGAAACTCGACGAACTTGTTACAAGTAGCGGCGCAAATAAATCCGAATTGTACATAAACgagataaaaaataagaagcATAGCATAAGGAAGTCTGAAAGAACGTGGCCATTTGAATCGTCAAATGATGACATTGTTATTTTAGGTAAACTATTTTTTCAATGACGTTGAAGTTTCATAAgggatattaattaaatttgatttattatgattttgcagaagacgaggaagaagaaagtGCAAGTGTTGTGCAAGCTGGTAATGGTGTGGTAGAGAAGCATCGCGCTAAACTCTTGTTGTTTGGAGACAACCGTCGACCACCATATTGGGGAACTTGGCGAAAAAAGAGTAAATCGATCAATCCACGCAGGCCGTTCGCAAAGGATACAGTAAGTACTTTTTCTATAGTCATTCGAAAGTCATTGCGTTAATTTGTACCAAAAAACTAATCCTGAAATATGCATATTTGTTCAGGGTATGATTTAACTGAaggatttaattatttttcattagtCTCTAAAGGATTTAACACACTTAAGTAGGAAgccttttattttcttatatgtatatatacttatcattgtatatttaaaataatgtaaaaatacGCATTATGTTATAAGTATAACTGCCGCGAGACAAATTATCTATGGGTACAGTGATTTCATTGTATGCTCCATTAAAGGAGGTAAATCTTAGTAAAAGTTGGACGTTTAGCTACAAAACTGTACATCTTCTGTCCAGTGATTACAATCCAAATCTTAAAACAacttattgtttatttaagcTAACTAAACATGAAAGTATCAAAAGCTTATCATACAATGTGGTGTTCATaagataattatatatttttataaaattagaGAGCGGTATAAGTATACTTAGTCAGACAAgttaatttttgcaaaatctcGGGCATCGAAGTTTGGCATTCCTTTTATCACGTTATATATTAGTCAATTTCAATAGCAGCAATAGGTTTTTGGATAATCTgactaaatatattttacttacGTTCTAATTCATAGTTCTAATCCCGACTTTTgcagtatttttaacaaaataacaATTAGTAAACCTGGTTGCATTTCATCAAGATGTTCTAACATCCGATATTACGCTTAAtagctaaacttattagtcATAACGTAAGGCACATATGGAAGCTCTATTAAATCTCATTGACAGATGAACATCCTCTCTACTCGTGTGCAGCATTTACATCCTCCTCGACACATACCACGCATCTATTAGGATTAGTAACAATCGTCCACACTCTCTGCTCGCACTCTCGGCACATGTTCATACGAAAAAAGGCAAGACTCATCTCTTTGGTCTTTGTTTCTCCCGGAAATCTTCGCAAGAATAATACGTGAGAATCATATCACTCTCCTCCACATCAAGCCTCGGCGGTGACAGCGATGTTGGCCGTGTTCTTAGGTGCTCGGAATCCACGAACTGTTTCTCCAGGGAAGAGCGCGTTGTAGGCGTTCTTGCGATGGACCTTGCGGTGCTTGGCCAGATGGTCACTGCGGGCAAAACGCTTGGCGCAGAGATCGCAAGGATAGGGCTTTACGCCGGAGTGAGAGCGTCGGTGTCGGGCCAGCTCGTCCGAGCGGCTGAAACGCCAGCCACAGCCCGTCCACGTGCAGGCGAACGGCTTCTCGCCAGTGTGACGGCGCAAGTGGGCCTTAAGGTGCGAGGCCTTCGCGTAGACCTAGTGGCGAGAGTAATTGTGGTTATTGCGTGTTTGGGAAATCTAGTAGGAGTTGCGGTATTTTATGATGCAATATCTTGATAGATTTCGTTCGTTTAGTACATGCATATACTTTTGTTATTGCGAAATTGGTCGATCGatgtaaaatcaattttatgtACATCGCAAGCTCGGTCATTACCTTTGCGCAGCCTTGATATGTGCAGGGAAAGCAACGGTCCTCAGCTGCCTGGGCTAAGCTGCGATTCGTGTAGTCGTGAGTTGCCAGAGCTGCGTCAGCTGTGCTCGCCTCGAGGTTCTCGTTCGATTGATTGTTATTGAAGTCTGCGAATTGAATTAATGGTTACGCAACAGCCATAAGAAGctagagaagcgagtatattATGTGCGAGAATATTCACCTAAAGTAGTACCAAGATTGTCTTCTATGGATCTGAGATCGATGCCTAGAACCAGTAGCGGCTCCTCAAGCTGCAAGCACTGAGGCTGTGGTTTCGGTAGGGGTAGATGCAGGAAGTCTTCGCATCCCGGTGTGCAGAGAGGTGTTCGCACCGGGAGGCCTGTATTCCATTCTTTGTCCAGACACCACTCAAGGTCCGACACCAGGTCGCTCAGCTCGCCTGAAAATCATCGAGTTGTTTTTAATCACGCTTGTTTTTTCGTACGAAAATCGCGGTATTTTCTGAAAGATtgaagttaaaaataaatgtttaccCGCAGGTGCCGATGTATTCATGGTCCAGTCGTTCCACGGGACTTCCGGCGAGTATACCGAGTCCGTGTAAAAGTCCTGCATTCCACTCGTTGGGTTTTCCAGGCTCTCGTGAAATTCCGAATTCTCGCTCGATGGCGTGGTGCAGGGAGTTTCATAGTCGGAGAAAAAACTCGTCGAATTCGGCGACAGGTCGTGTCGCTCCGTAAACGTCGGACTCGTGTCGAGCCCGAGGGCCGAGAACAGCAGCTCGTCTGCCATCTGCTGAAACATTCagaattttcatttcgttATTATTTAATGGTACTTTAGAATTCTTCGAAATTCAATTTAGCGTCGAGGCGCGAGATAGAAATGTTTTTTTACAAGTCGACATTCACGATACGCTTAAAAAGAAACTCGGTCGGGTTCTATGACCTATTGCAAGGGACAATTATGATTGAATgcatcatttttttctcttattcgtTAAACGATGTCGTGTATGGCGTAGAACGCGCTATTGTAGATTAATGCGATAACCGAAGACCCGATAACATTATATAACGTTATTCGCATTTTCCATTTCAAATGATTCACCGCAGCGCTCATGGTAAAGCCTGTGTCGAAAGACACTTGTGCTATACTGCAATAACAAACTTACATACTCGTGCACAAAACCTCATGACGACGCTCTCGTAACTCAACGAAATGCGCGTATTTTCTcacagtttaaaaaaaaattgatcacCTCACTAAATTGTATACTTCTACGACTGCTCTTCATGTGTTAATCAGCGACAAACTACACAAGAGTCTACTCGATAAGTGAAAATCCAGTGTAAAAAATCGCGTcgtaaacagaaaaaaatttgcGATTTTGCCGAAAGCAAacacgagcgagcgcgcgcgagtcgtcTGCCGACTTATGCGTAATGCGTAAAACCCGAGGAGCCCGGCGCTGACTAAGACACTGTAGCATCGGAGAAGTCGCGTGTAAGTAATACTGCCGGCGAATAACACAATCGCGACTACATTGCGCGAGGCGCGCGATTTAAACTTTGCGCTCTGAACTCAGCGACATTGTTGATCGAATCTCAGGATTGCGTTTTGATTATTGACGAAATACGAGTGTTAATTGACGGCCGTGGTTATACGCTAATGAAATTGCTTTTTGTACTCACGTCGAAAATCAAACTGTCCTCGATCATTTTGATACCGTCTATATAATCAATCGGGAGATCCTTCAGGAGTCCTTCACTTTTGACATCAAAAACGCAGAAGTTTCTTCGCGAAGCAGAAAATCAAAAATCTTTGGAAAAACTGTACGAAACACTGAGAACACCGCCAACTTTTGGTATCTCCAAAGAGCGACAACAAAGCTCCTGCACTCAGGAAAAAAGGAAGATCCAATCGCAAGTAAATGAGCTagagaggagaagagagaggaCCTCTTGTCAGCGCGTTCGGGAGCGAACTGCGAACTCTGGACCAGGAATCGAAGGAGAACGAGCCCGGCGACGCCGAGAGCAGTTGATCTGCGCCAAGAGATATCAGCTCTGTGCCATCCGGTACCAAGCGCCGCGATCCATCCCCCTGGGGACAGCGAGGGCCCgacaaagagagagacagaaacataccgagcgagcgagagagagagagagagagagagagagagagagagagagagagagagagagagagagagagagacggagagacggagagagtaGGATTTTTCAGAGGGGAATTTACAACGCGAGATAAGAAGAGAGGGAAAGGAGATTATGCTCTCGCGGGTTGTGTCTCGCTGgttgaggaaaaaaaattggtgAGAGACGAGTATGGCGATCGATGACTGTTGCTGTATATGCGCTTTTCGTTATACACTGCATGTGGCGACGGTAGCAGACGGGAGAATTGTATTTCGCATAATGGGCGATGTTTTGCATTATACAAGCCGCGTGTTTGCCGAAGGTCGTACACGGTATACGCTCTTACCTAATCCGAAAGCCTCTGCATATTGTACGCTTTGGAGCTAATAATGTCACTTTATCATTACGATGTTGCTTTACGCGCCAGTGTGAAGGAATTTCAAATTCCAATATGTATCGATACGCCATCAGTAGCTTCTATTTATAATGCTATATAATAATCCGCGATTATGCTTATTAGTCTTGCAAAACTAAGTTTCTCTtcaatgaaaataaaacgaaaacaaaacaaaacaaaaaaataacggCCAGAAAATCTGCAATCGCAGacaaaaaaggaaagagagagagagagagagagagagagagagagtgatgaTGCTGCTGCACACACGAGGTTACGTGTATTGTACTATAGcgagcacgcgcgcgccttcgtggcgctaatTGGACAATTAGCTCGCGATATTAACGAGGACAGAAACGCGAGCAGCGCATGTCCTGATAaacgtcctctctctctctctctctctctctctctctctctctctctctctctctctcccctgtATCATACGTATGCGCGTATATAGTATCATTCCATTTATTTCTCGTCTTCGAGTCGCGTCTATGCTCGAATTCCACAGGTCTGTTTAGTAAGagaggaattttttttaaagagagagagagagagagagagagagagagagagagagagagagagagagagacagcgcgTGACGTTGCATGTGGTGTGCGATTTTTTCGCGACGCCGGCGACGATGGTACGAATGGGCCGCGATAAGATTTTTTGCGGATGCGACGTTTATTGGGAATCCGAGACGACGATTGCGGCTTATCGAAaagcgagaggagaaaaaaaatagagcGGGATTGGTTCTATAAATTAATTGAGCTGATAGGGtgacgcgtgtgtgtgcgttcgtgcgcgcgcgcgagcctttTAAATTATCTGTCTATATTTTGTTTAGATTAGCTTTTTTTGCAGCGAGCTCTGCAGGGATTTTCTGTAAAGCTGAAAAAAGTTTGGATCGACGTCATCTAGGTCAAGTTTCTCGAACAATTTCGCCGATGCTCGAATCGTATATTATTCTAATATTACAAAAGTGAATCACGTAATTGCAGTCTACAGCTGACAGTTTTAAGGCACATCAATTGAATAACGATTTATAATCGCTGTATTATACGGGCAACGTATTTTCGTTTACCAGCGCGTGTCTGTTCGGCTGATTGACGTGGTATATTAATTTTCGGGAATGCCGAGCAAAGTGAGTCATAGAAAAGCGTTATCTGTAAACAAGAGTGTGATTGTGTAACGGAGTAAATGGTACGTTTAGCCTATCAATGTTTCTAGCCGCGaccgagagagaaataaatgcaattaaagcatctcttttatcgcgCTTATATTTGCTTAATAAGCTGTACGTTCGAAATAGAGATATAGTGGTAGCGTATATACGTTGCATAGCGAGTTGAATTTTCTATATGTTTATTATTGTCGCGCCGgatgaaaatatttgattCTCGCTGTGTTTTGATAACACGGATTTCCCATATTACGCACATGTTTGCAAGCGACGTATCGTTTTTCCTACACGTAATTGACAAAGAATGGGAAATCTAATCTCTTTCCAATTCGCCACATATATTTTTCTATGTAGAACCTAACAGATGCTCGACCTTGATACCATTGACTCATTACAGTTTCGATTCGATCGAAGCACCTCATCGACGAAATGAACAGTCGATAAAATACCAGTCGTTCCTAATCATCACCTAACACAGCCCTCCTTATCTCGAATCTTATAATTCCCTGATGCATCTCCAAACATAAACCATATTCATTCCCACATTATACATAGGCATTATAgatgcaacagcagcagatACAAGCTATTCGGCTATCGTGAGCGGAGCATTAAACAGCCATTACACATGGCCCTAAATCCCCGAAAACACGCCGTAAAAGAGTGTCGCCGCGCTTCACGCTTTTCTCCCGAAAATCCACACTTGCATGTGCGCGCGTTGCCGAGCTCGTACGTCATTCCCGACACCTCTCGCCGCTTGACACGTACTGGAGTGTCCGCGTCTGGTTTGTTTTTtccccgctcgcgcgcgtttcacGGGGATCTGGCATATAGTTTTGTGCGCGGCATGTATGCCCGGCGTGCACGTCACTTCGATTTTATTAGATCGCGATGGGCTTGCgtcaatagtttttttttccccgATGCCTGCAAGGGTTTGCACGAAATATTTTGATCGTGATTGCGCGtactttcttctttttgcttGCAACGAAAGCGTAGTttttttagaattatttttagcggtatgaatttaatttaaattatgatTAGTACGAGCGATTTTTTCAATCCTTATCAATGTCGAAATATATGATTTGGAATTTTTTGCGCGTGTTTACGGGATGTATAGTCGTGCACGGTGTACGTGACATgtcgattatttattttcatgcTATAATCATATCTGTGCCGATTTTATTTTCGTCTGATGTAGCAGCAATAGTCATCTGTTTGGTGGATTATCAGTTGCACAGTACTGAGGAAACGAATTCATAACGTTATATAAAATTCCTCTCGATTTTTTATGAACCCatcgaatttttgaaaataaaatttatctgTATCAAAGATCTTCTTCCAAATACAGTCGACAAAACATTTTCACCCGTTATTTCGGTGATCCTTGCGTTGCTTGCACCCCTAACGCATATGTATCTGATCTAGTATTATTCATAGTTTTAAGTTAATCTCTTATTGTACAACGCAGTATCTTATGTGGCTTAGTGCACGCATTGCATTTTGGAGTTTATGTGATCATCGTCTACAACAACATTTGACAATTGTATCGTAAGATCTTGATGCAATATCTTTTATGCAACAAGCTCTCAAATTTTTCCTCGGATATAAATTACCCGGTGCTTCTCcggttaattaattaatcgaGGATAAGTATAGTCGAATCTTAATTTAGTTAGATACAGGCTTATCATTAAACTGTGACCTGAGTGCAATCAAGGTGATGATGTTACGAGAAATACTTGAGTGCTTTCGGTTACAAACGTATTATCGCTATATAACGTACGTCAATGTTAATGTCGTACATATATtcgtttaaaataaatacagatGAATCTGTGCAATGTTTAACGATCTTAAAATTCTGAATGCTTTGTATGTTTAATGTGTTATGGCGGAAAAATGACAGCGGAGCCAGTCGTTTATAAAAACAATGTAATAGAGAAAAGCTATATGTTGATATAGTTGTAATAAGTAAATGTTTTACTGAGcgcaaaacattttttaaatagtgtatgtattttatgtgtgtttgaaaaaaaaaagaatcaattCGACGCTTTAGAAACCGATGACATATCATTTTGGAAAGATCCCACTACTATGCCACAACTGTGCATTCTCGTTGATCGAGAAATATGAAATCGAAACATCTAAATTTTCACAGTTATATTGCGTAGtcattttgtttgttttccTCACCTATTATTACCTTCACGTATTTCGTTTCCAAAAGCTGTTCGAGAATTGCAATAATTAGAATCAATGTCGACTGTcgttttcgtttattttcccGCGACGATTCAATTCCATGGCTGTCACACGTCGATCCGGAGATCACTCTCTCATCCGAGAATGAATCAATGGTTAACGCGAGCTTAGAATCGACGTTGATTTACACAACGATCGACAAATCGAGTGCACTAAACTTCTACTACGATCTTCTTTGgattttgtaattttcaagAGACACTCATCCTGCAAAATCGCTGTACAAAAACAAGTATTTCATTCAATTATAATAGAGATTCTTTCGCCGGGAAACAGGTactaatttgaaaaaaaagtcagCATACCAACTTTACACTTCCAACTCTATCATCAATCATCAACCAAGCTATATCACTGATACGACTCGCCTGAACTAAAACTTTCATTCACGAAACACCTCAAACAGTCTCGAACGAAACTGAATTGTTCAACCGGCCGCGGCAATTCTTCTTTGACTAACTCGAGATTAAAAAACTTGGGCCCGAGAACCGGCAGCAGCGCTGCCGTTTATGCCTTCCCCCGCGCGATATCGCTCGTCAAGGAAGTTGCCCTGATACCGATGTCCTGCTTATTCACACAAACACAGCAtctcactcgctcgcgcgcgagatttcgAGAGCCAGACGAGATACCGCCCGAACGATTCTTTTTTCCGTTCGTTCTCTTCTTTTATTTCGAATTGCGCTTGCGACTGGACAGTGTAGGCTTTCAGCGGCTGATAACAATTAATTtgcgagaagagagaaagaaagagagcgatATTGCGGCGACGTTTGTTTTTGAGATTTGCGAAAGTGAGTCGGTTGACAGGTTTATGATGTGGTATGATACAATGTCGGATATCTGCGATGCTAATGGAATAATTGACGAAACACACAGTTTTAAATACCGCGAGCGTTTcgcaatttgttttttaggCTTTGAAAAAACTATAACTGACAATCTTATATTCGAAAACACTTTGTACGTATCTGACGAGTCTTTAACAACGCTAATGAtcgtgttttttctttgcaGAAGTGGTTCGATTACGAGGTTGATTCAGACGACGAgtgggaagaagaagaaccgGGAGAATCCATTCACGGATCGGAGGACGAGAAGGAGAAGGATGAAGAAAATGCCGAGGAAAACGAGTATGACGTCGACAACGACTTTATGGTACCTCATGGGTAAGTTAATAAAATCTATACGCCAATTCTGAGGGTTATAACATCACACTGACTCACACTTGTTTATTGCAGATACCTGTCTGAAGAAGAAATTGGCGCCGACGAGGAAGACGACGATGAAGAGGCAGGAGACTTGGTACTTGcagtgtttttctttttataatccTTTATTTGCAGTTCACTCAAGGAAAACTTATTAATACGGTGTTTTCTCAACTATTGCAGAATCCTGAAAATCAGAaaacgaaactcaaaattctGGGAGAGCAGTTCGAGGCGGAAAGAAATGCGAAAACCAAGAAGCTCAAGCCTAAAGTCATCGGCTGCGTTTGGATGGCTGAAAATAACGCTTATCCAGAAAACAGTGAgtatttgatttttaaaataagacacgtattatatgtatgtaaaaatataaaacagtaCTTACCGTCGCTTTTTATTTTAGCGCTGCCATACGCAGTTCAGTTCCTTACAGCACGCCACGCCTGGGTTCGTGAAATTCCCGTAGTATTGACAGCTCCAGCAGATGCTGATAACCTCAATGACACAGAATGTGGTACCCCGTCGCAGAAATATGCTTCAAGCGCAAGGAAGGCCAAGGCCATGGAAGAAGCCATGCCAGACTTGATTCGTTTGCTTCATTATAACCCACACGGTCGTGGCTTTCTCATCAAGGAGTTCTTAGAGTTttggaataaaaaaagagagggagaaaagcCTCTGCCCAAGTTGAAGGTGCAGCAAAAGTTTCAAGAGATAACGAAGCGAATTACTTGTTCCGAGCCTGGACCCATGAACGGAAAGGCTTGCTGGTACGTCAATGACGAAATTCGAACGAAATACTTGGGAGACGAAAAATTGAATGTATTGAATAACTGGACGTACTGCTTAACCCcgaagaaaaagaatattGTTGAAGCGGTTGATAAAACTGatgaaaaggaaaaagagaaggaaaaggaaaaggaaaagaaaatggTACCTCTCATTACGCAGTTTACGAAAACGTTAACTGCCGAAGAAATGCAAAAGCAGCTGTTGGCAGATAAGGTATCTACACCGACGTCGAAAGCGCCCGAAAAAGCTATTACGCCAACAACGAAGTTGGCAGAAAATCCCACGACCAGCACATCCGGGGTTAAGCCTACGCCACCCATGAACAAACCACCGAAACGCGCCTCACTCGTTTCTGTTCCTCGGGGAGAGCCTTTCCCGAAGTCGCCTCGTGTTAGTCTAATGGACAAATTTGTAACTAAAGATAACTCCAATACTAGTGACACTAAGAAGGatgataaatctaaaaaagcAGATCTAGACGATGATGACTGTATGATTATAGATGACAGCGACGAACCTGATGCTCCTTCAGTTTCTTCCAAAACTGATAGCACAAAGAAAGTCGACAAATCAAAGAGTCAGTCCAAAAGTGATGCGAATAAGAATGTAAGTACGAAAGAGGATAAAAATAGCGATAAATCAGGGAATATCTCTAAGAATTCCGACGTCGATGTAATggaagtttaaattttttgactTTATAAGTCATTACTCTTATTTTGTATAGCTTGCTTAAATACTTATTGTAGACGACAGAacattaatattatgtatGAAAAGTGTCCTTGTACTAAGTTTAAaggattagcatagaattggaagtatcatttttatatctattttttaaatatacgcGTTATAAATACCTACTAACAGGTTGATGTTTATTCAGTACTTGCGTATCCATACGATTATACTTGAAACATGCGTTCCTCTAAAGTgcttatgtaaaataatatattatcttCGAAGTTAAAGTTGGAAAATGACATCTGACTTTCATATTTTGTAGTTATCATTGTTCAATGCGATTTTCGGTATccaatttgtaaaaaattatcagTGTTATTGCATCTACTAAATCGTTGTGATACTTAATGTCGTTGCCTTATTAAATAAGAAAACCATTGTTATTGGACTGTTATAATCAGCGATTTAAAGGCTTTTGTCCTAAAAATACATTAATCACAACTTGaataactatttttatttcaaaatgacaaaaaaaatgCCGCCagtttgtaattttttaaccaTGTTTTTGTAATAAGAAATGTTGTACAACTTTCTAGTTTTACGTTATTTACAGAAAatgtttcatatttttttcaaaaatgattaCTTTTTTACAATTTCTCAACGTTATTTTTGAATGATacaatgaattttaatcaatttctatattattattatttagttGTACGAGAAATGGTTGAATAAAGAATATGTATtatcaaaattaatattattgtcaTTCTTGAACGCTGATACATATTTAAATTCACACATTTGTATGATGAAGGTAAACGATGAATACATAGCAGATACCTACGTTAGCTACATAACtttaatcaaatttaattGAACATTCGCATTATCGGCTTCTTTGAAAGATATTAAAGGAATAAATTGAAATCAAGCCTGCAGATGGATTAAGTTTAGTCCAATAGTACTGATAACTTGCAAAAGTTTATCGTTTTATCTTCGTTGATTATCGTTAGATTATAGTTTGCATCCTCATGTATGTATGTACTCTTACCGTGATGTATCCACGAGGATCagtattgtaaaaatttcgaTCGTTAAGCCTTGTATCCAGATTTGTATCACGTCACCGTTTACACCATTCCAAagcgaaattcaaattgtcAATATCAAGCAACATTCCAATTCGTCAAGTCCATCGTTGAGACTCTGTACTCGACGATGATCGTCTCGCGTCGCggtgaaaaaagtaaaaaagcaCCCTGCGGAATACctgaaaaaaggaaaagtgCCCTGAAATAAAAAGACGAACGGgagacgctcgcgcgcgcataaaacCAAAAGACGaaaagagagcagcagcggcggcggcggcggcggcgagagaTTTTACGGTCGGTAGTTCGAAGTTGGCGCCCGAGGATAATGGCTGGGGCGCGTCACTCCGAAAATTACGAAAAGGGCCGCACTGATTGCCGCAATTATCGAATTACCCCTTGTGCGGGGAATTAGCGGCTGCGCCGACGACGAGAGGACGACGCCACTGCTGCTCCTGCTTTTTTCGCGCAAGAATCATAGAAAGTGCGCCGCCTTTTTATGACATGCGTTTCGCctgtatatttttgttggagtgtgtgtgtgtatttgccGCGGTCACTGAACGCTGCGTCGTCGATTACTCGGATGGATATAGGAACGGACAGGATTGTTGCCGTCTAAGCGCGCCAGATGCACTCGAGGGCGAATTTGAAGTGGTGTATAGttagcttttttatttttaagaattAGGGGATGCAGTCTTTGTCCGGGCAGCGCTTGTTTTTTACTTGCTGTCAGG
The sequence above is drawn from the Nasonia vitripennis strain AsymCx chromosome 4, Nvit_psr_1.1, whole genome shotgun sequence genome and encodes:
- the LOC100115056 gene encoding chromatin assembly factor 1 subunit A; its protein translation is MKIMDLSGDDGECQVDAVVDSKTKKSKQARLPFQTLVSDSPVANKKRKQASSPSCRSAKQAKVNTKENAFKVVEKNETDDIIVLDEKDVVDKEENKSSNETDDVKDASKVASTEDTDTKNKKSTSGKGPGKAKKAEKIQASPLTKFFKKVEKSSMESKSEQTSTNKNKEETSEKMKSVNNNTKDIVDITVDEEVETTLQKTNKSEKLQKSKTDKKDTASKNKNKSETETDKKDNALKNKNKSEDSDSKESDEDEKLCVDTSCLDESEKMDVDSDIILSDDSADDEDDDSGKSDTDSKKTEHEDTDSKDDTNRSNKTKVLTPTRNKLLDSSSKNKKLTPKQIERKLEIQKKRENREKQRLEREKKLQEERESRKKEKEEKKREREEKEKLLKEQKRKEKELKELKKQAEIEQKQKEKEAKEEDRRKREEAKEEEKRRKEEERLEAERKKMKTVSNFVSFFVPKKPSETKVVEEETNIEGRNFMPFEIKADMRVAPHTRRNLTQSEKSKLDELVTSSGANKSELYINEIKNKKHSIRKSERTWPFESSNDDIVILEDEEEESASVVQAGNGVVEKHRAKLLLFGDNRRPPYWGTWRKKSKSINPRRPFAKDTKWFDYEVDSDDEWEEEEPGESIHGSEDEKEKDEENAEENEYDVDNDFMVPHGYLSEEEIGADEEDDDEEAGDLNPENQKTKLKILGEQFEAERNAKTKKLKPKVIGCVWMAENNAYPENTLPYAVQFLTARHAWVREIPVVLTAPADADNLNDTECGTPSQKYASSARKAKAMEEAMPDLIRLLHYNPHGRGFLIKEFLEFWNKKREGEKPLPKLKVQQKFQEITKRITCSEPGPMNGKACWYVNDEIRTKYLGDEKLNVLNNWTYCLTPKKKNIVEAVDKTDEKEKEKEKEKEKKMVPLITQFTKTLTAEEMQKQLLADKVSTPTSKAPEKAITPTTKLAENPTTSTSGVKPTPPMNKPPKRASLVSVPRGEPFPKSPRVSLMDKFVTKDNSNTSDTKKDDKSKKADLDDDDCMIIDDSDEPDAPSVSSKTDSTKKVDKSKSQSKSDANKNVSTKEDKNSDKSGNISKNSDVDVMEV